From a single Metopolophium dirhodum isolate CAU chromosome 6, ASM1992520v1, whole genome shotgun sequence genomic region:
- the LOC132946244 gene encoding uncharacterized protein LOC132946244 isoform X2, which produces MYNCSNGEPILWTSHCDGFEDCSDGSDETKELCALYEFETNMNMDCGRVRNNMKNQVTPDVAHQSITELAPWTVGVYGTMEKSKFLFLQPGSIIAPNIVITWGFDFVHRYGIKSKQFPINDGRFKVGSIIDFMVTMIYLTVKDILVILVSMMRSKL; this is translated from the exons atgtataattgCTCAAATGGAGAACCTATCTTATGGACTTCACATTGTGATGGTTTTGAGGATTGTTCAGATGGTTCAGATGAGACCAAAGAGTTGTGTGCTCTATACGAGTTTGAAACAAATATGAACATGG attGTGGTAGAgtacgtaataatatgaaaaatcaaGTAACACCTGATGTAGCTCATCAATCAATTACTGAATTAGCACCTTGGACAGTTGGTGTGTATGGAACGATGGAAAAatccaaatttctttttcttCAACCTGGATCGATAATTGCTccaaatatagttattactt gGGGTTTTGATTTCGTGCATAGATACGGTATAAAATCTAAGCAATTTCCAATAAACGATGGTCGATTCAAAGTTGGTTCTATAATAGACtttatg GTAACAATGATTTACTTGACTGTGAAGGATATATTGGTCATATTGGTATCGATGATGCGTTCCAAACTATAG